A part of Falco cherrug isolate bFalChe1 chromosome 16, bFalChe1.pri, whole genome shotgun sequence genomic DNA contains:
- the IKBKE gene encoding inhibitor of nuclear factor kappa-B kinase subunit epsilon isoform X3 has translation MQSTPNYLWSTEDLLGQGATACVYKARNKKSGELVAVKVFNNASYLRPQEVQMREFEMLRKLNHKNIVKLFAVEETGSTKQKVLVMEYCSSGSLLNVLEDPANAFGLAESEFLIVLQCVVAGMNHLRENGVVHRDIKPGNIMRLMGEDGQSVYKLTDFGAARELDDDEKFVSVYGTEEYLHPDMYERAVLRKPQQKAYGVTVDLWSIGVTFYHAATGSLPFVPFGGPRRNKEIMYKITTEKPPGAIAGVQRQENGSIEWSYELPVTCQLSAIVVDVFSLQQASSHRIYIHSYNTTTKFLDAVFKQTNIVPHHQEYFFEGHLYELDPNLQAHNFCKTTEYNPLTLLSTAEQPEDVPGVRYRDPALEFPKFAPKVDVVADCGAAKSAVGATHQTLRIARALRRCRELLARGLHWVIGNLKTDCSRILEQRRGALSVLACLQLTEVKIHGLYEAAPAGSGVLAPKDVAMVKTRLQRVAEELSQCSHSIFDFQGVLDGILSELVKHRQQVHEDKSIRQIECCLEKMQLIYKQFKKARMCLRLGYNEEQIHKLDKVNLGHLARKVLLIFQDNCVQRYQEALALHGSRMRKVCEIKKHLKRLSNRISTCSVETMECQDCLQSALDRFLQTEKRSLAPVPPAPLPVRLSQARQEMAFRMQELLEQMRSVTCDLQFNNSIIERLSGAAPTPGI, from the exons ATGCAGAGCACACCCAACTACCTCTGGAGCACCGAGGACCTCCTGGGCCAGGGAGCCACGGCCTGCGTCTACAAAGCCCGCAACAAG AAATCAGGAGAGCTGGTTGCTGTGAAGGTTTTTAATAATGCCAGCTACCTCCGGCCCCAGGAGGTCCAGATGAGAGAGTTCGAGATGCTGAGGAAGCTGAACCATAAAAACATTGTCAAATTATTTGCCGTGGAGGAGACG GGCAGCACCAAGCAGAAGGTGCTGGTGATGGAGTACTGCTCGAGCGGCAGCTTGCTGAACGTGCTGGAGGACCCAGCAAATGCCTTCGGCTTGGCTGAGTCTGAGTTCCTCATCGTGCTGCAGTGCGTAG TGGCAGGAATGAACCATCTCCGGGAGAACGGCGTGGTGCACAGAGACATCAAACCCGGCAACATCATGCGGCTGATGGGGGAAGATGGGCAGAGCGTCTATAAGCTGACGGATTTTGGGGCTGCCCGAGAGCTGGATGATGATGAAAAGTTTGTGTCTGTCTACGGGACGGAGGAGTATCTC CACCCGGACATGTACGAGCGAGCGGTCCTGCGCAAGCCGCAGCAGAAGGCGTACGGTGTCACCGTTGACCTCTGGAGCATTGGCGTCACCTTCTACCACGCTGCCACTGGCAGCCTCCCCTTTGTCCCCTTCGGGGGACCTCGCAGGAACAAGGAGATCAT GTACAAAATCACCACCGAGAAGCCTCCTGGAGCCATCGCAGGGGTCCAGAGGCAGGAGAACGGGAGCATCGAGTGGAGCTACGAGCTGCCTGTCACCTGCCAGCTCTCCGC GATCGTGGTTGACGTCTTCTCCCTGCAGCAAGCTTCCTCACATCGCATCTACATCCACTCCTACAACAC tactACCAAGTTTTTAGATGCCGtcttcaaacaaacaaacatagtCCCTCACCATCAAGAATACTTTTTTGAAGGTCATCTGTACGAGTTAGATCCTAATCTACAAGCTCATAATTTCTGCAAAACCACAGAGTACAACCCTCTGACCTTGCTGAGCACCGCTGAGCAGCCAGAAGACGTCCCAGGAGTCAGATACAGAGACC CGGCACTCGAGTTCCCAAAGTTCGCCCCCAAGGTAGACGTGGTGGCCGACTGCGGTGCAGCCAAG AGCGCGGTGGGTGCCACGCACCAGACGCTGCGCATCGCCCGGGCCCTGCGGCGCTGccgggagctgctggccagagGTCTCCACTGGGTGAT TGGGAACCTGAAAACAGATTGCTCGAGGATTttggagcagaggagaggggcTCTCTCTGTGCTcgcctgcctgcagctgacTGAGGTGAAGATCCATGGGCT GTACGAAGCTGCTCCTGCCGGCAGTGGGGTGCTGGCTCCGAAGGACGTGGCCATGGTGAAGACAAGGCTGCAGCGG GTCGCCGAGGAGCTCTCTcagtgctcccacagcatcttTGACTTTCAAGGGGTGCTGGATGGCATTTTGTCTGAACTGGTGAAGCACAGGCAGCAAGTGCACGAAGACAAAAG CATCCGGCAGATCGAGTGCTGCCTGGAGAAGATGCAGCTGATCTACAAGCAGTTCAAGAAGGCCAGGATGTGTCTGC ggctgggctaCAACGAGGAACAAATACACAAGCTGGATAA GGTGAATTTAGGGCATCTGGCCAGGAAGGTTCTGTTGATTTTCCAGGACAACTGTGTCCAGCGGTACCAGGAGGCCCTGGCCCTCCATGGCAGCAGGATGAG GAAGGTTTGTGAGATAAAGAAGCATCTGAAGAGGCTCAGCAACCGCATCAGCACCTGCAGTGTGGAGACGATGGAGTGCCAGGACTGCCTGCAGAGC GCTCTGGACAGGTTTCTCCAGACAGAGAAACGGAGCTTGGCCCCGGTTCCTCCTGCACCTTTGCCCGTCCGTCTGAGCCAGGCACGCCAGGAGATGGCCTTTCG GATGCAGGAGCTCCTGGAGCAGATGAGGTCAGTAACTTGTGATCTCCAGTTCAACAACAGCATCATCGAGAG GTTGAGTGGGGCTGCCCCCACTCCCGGCATTTGA
- the IKBKE gene encoding inhibitor of nuclear factor kappa-B kinase subunit epsilon isoform X2 gives MKLNKHTDTQHVGFRGRKQREKSGELVAVKVFNNASYLRPQEVQMREFEMLRKLNHKNIVKLFAVEETGSTKQKVLVMEYCSSGSLLNVLEDPANAFGLAESEFLIVLQCVVAGMNHLRENGVVHRDIKPGNIMRLMGEDGQSVYKLTDFGAARELDDDEKFVSVYGTEEYLHPDMYERAVLRKPQQKAYGVTVDLWSIGVTFYHAATGSLPFVPFGGPRRNKEIMYKITTEKPPGAIAGVQRQENGSIEWSYELPVTCQLSAGLKDQLIPILANILEADQEKCWGFDQFFAETNDILHRIVVDVFSLQQASSHRIYIHSYNTTTKFLDAVFKQTNIVPHHQEYFFEGHLYELDPNLQAHNFCKTTEYNPLTLLSTAEQPEDVPGVRYRDPALEFPKFAPKVDVVADCGAAKSAVGATHQTLRIARALRRCRELLARGLHWVIGNLKTDCSRILEQRRGALSVLACLQLTEVKIHGLYEAAPAGSGVLAPKDVAMVKTRLQRVAEELSQCSHSIFDFQGVLDGILSELVKHRQQVHEDKSIRQIECCLEKMQLIYKQFKKARMCLRLGYNEEQIHKLDKVNLGHLARKVLLIFQDNCVQRYQEALALHGSRMRKVCEIKKHLKRLSNRISTCSVETMECQDCLQSALDRFLQTEKRSLAPVPPAPLPVRLSQARQEMAFRMQELLEQMRSVTCDLQFNNSIIERLSGAAPTPGI, from the exons ATGAAGCTGAATAAACACACTGACACGCAGCACGTGGGCTTCAGGGGCAGGAAGCAAAGGGAG AAATCAGGAGAGCTGGTTGCTGTGAAGGTTTTTAATAATGCCAGCTACCTCCGGCCCCAGGAGGTCCAGATGAGAGAGTTCGAGATGCTGAGGAAGCTGAACCATAAAAACATTGTCAAATTATTTGCCGTGGAGGAGACG GGCAGCACCAAGCAGAAGGTGCTGGTGATGGAGTACTGCTCGAGCGGCAGCTTGCTGAACGTGCTGGAGGACCCAGCAAATGCCTTCGGCTTGGCTGAGTCTGAGTTCCTCATCGTGCTGCAGTGCGTAG TGGCAGGAATGAACCATCTCCGGGAGAACGGCGTGGTGCACAGAGACATCAAACCCGGCAACATCATGCGGCTGATGGGGGAAGATGGGCAGAGCGTCTATAAGCTGACGGATTTTGGGGCTGCCCGAGAGCTGGATGATGATGAAAAGTTTGTGTCTGTCTACGGGACGGAGGAGTATCTC CACCCGGACATGTACGAGCGAGCGGTCCTGCGCAAGCCGCAGCAGAAGGCGTACGGTGTCACCGTTGACCTCTGGAGCATTGGCGTCACCTTCTACCACGCTGCCACTGGCAGCCTCCCCTTTGTCCCCTTCGGGGGACCTCGCAGGAACAAGGAGATCAT GTACAAAATCACCACCGAGAAGCCTCCTGGAGCCATCGCAGGGGTCCAGAGGCAGGAGAACGGGAGCATCGAGTGGAGCTACGAGCTGCCTGTCACCTGCCAGCTCTCCGC ggggctgAAGGACCAGCTGATACCCATTTTGGCCAACATCCTGGAGGCGGATCAGGAGAAATGCTGGGGATTCGACCAGTTTTTTGCAGAAACCAATGACATTTTGCACAGGATCGTGGTTGACGTCTTCTCCCTGCAGCAAGCTTCCTCACATCGCATCTACATCCACTCCTACAACAC tactACCAAGTTTTTAGATGCCGtcttcaaacaaacaaacatagtCCCTCACCATCAAGAATACTTTTTTGAAGGTCATCTGTACGAGTTAGATCCTAATCTACAAGCTCATAATTTCTGCAAAACCACAGAGTACAACCCTCTGACCTTGCTGAGCACCGCTGAGCAGCCAGAAGACGTCCCAGGAGTCAGATACAGAGACC CGGCACTCGAGTTCCCAAAGTTCGCCCCCAAGGTAGACGTGGTGGCCGACTGCGGTGCAGCCAAG AGCGCGGTGGGTGCCACGCACCAGACGCTGCGCATCGCCCGGGCCCTGCGGCGCTGccgggagctgctggccagagGTCTCCACTGGGTGAT TGGGAACCTGAAAACAGATTGCTCGAGGATTttggagcagaggagaggggcTCTCTCTGTGCTcgcctgcctgcagctgacTGAGGTGAAGATCCATGGGCT GTACGAAGCTGCTCCTGCCGGCAGTGGGGTGCTGGCTCCGAAGGACGTGGCCATGGTGAAGACAAGGCTGCAGCGG GTCGCCGAGGAGCTCTCTcagtgctcccacagcatcttTGACTTTCAAGGGGTGCTGGATGGCATTTTGTCTGAACTGGTGAAGCACAGGCAGCAAGTGCACGAAGACAAAAG CATCCGGCAGATCGAGTGCTGCCTGGAGAAGATGCAGCTGATCTACAAGCAGTTCAAGAAGGCCAGGATGTGTCTGC ggctgggctaCAACGAGGAACAAATACACAAGCTGGATAA GGTGAATTTAGGGCATCTGGCCAGGAAGGTTCTGTTGATTTTCCAGGACAACTGTGTCCAGCGGTACCAGGAGGCCCTGGCCCTCCATGGCAGCAGGATGAG GAAGGTTTGTGAGATAAAGAAGCATCTGAAGAGGCTCAGCAACCGCATCAGCACCTGCAGTGTGGAGACGATGGAGTGCCAGGACTGCCTGCAGAGC GCTCTGGACAGGTTTCTCCAGACAGAGAAACGGAGCTTGGCCCCGGTTCCTCCTGCACCTTTGCCCGTCCGTCTGAGCCAGGCACGCCAGGAGATGGCCTTTCG GATGCAGGAGCTCCTGGAGCAGATGAGGTCAGTAACTTGTGATCTCCAGTTCAACAACAGCATCATCGAGAG GTTGAGTGGGGCTGCCCCCACTCCCGGCATTTGA
- the IKBKE gene encoding inhibitor of nuclear factor kappa-B kinase subunit epsilon isoform X1, whose amino-acid sequence MQSTPNYLWSTEDLLGQGATACVYKARNKKSGELVAVKVFNNASYLRPQEVQMREFEMLRKLNHKNIVKLFAVEETGSTKQKVLVMEYCSSGSLLNVLEDPANAFGLAESEFLIVLQCVVAGMNHLRENGVVHRDIKPGNIMRLMGEDGQSVYKLTDFGAARELDDDEKFVSVYGTEEYLHPDMYERAVLRKPQQKAYGVTVDLWSIGVTFYHAATGSLPFVPFGGPRRNKEIMYKITTEKPPGAIAGVQRQENGSIEWSYELPVTCQLSAGLKDQLIPILANILEADQEKCWGFDQFFAETNDILHRIVVDVFSLQQASSHRIYIHSYNTTTKFLDAVFKQTNIVPHHQEYFFEGHLYELDPNLQAHNFCKTTEYNPLTLLSTAEQPEDVPGVRYRDPALEFPKFAPKVDVVADCGAAKSAVGATHQTLRIARALRRCRELLARGLHWVIGNLKTDCSRILEQRRGALSVLACLQLTEVKIHGLYEAAPAGSGVLAPKDVAMVKTRLQRVAEELSQCSHSIFDFQGVLDGILSELVKHRQQVHEDKSIRQIECCLEKMQLIYKQFKKARMCLRLGYNEEQIHKLDKVNLGHLARKVLLIFQDNCVQRYQEALALHGSRMRKVCEIKKHLKRLSNRISTCSVETMECQDCLQSALDRFLQTEKRSLAPVPPAPLPVRLSQARQEMAFRMQELLEQMRSVTCDLQFNNSIIERLSGAAPTPGI is encoded by the exons ATGCAGAGCACACCCAACTACCTCTGGAGCACCGAGGACCTCCTGGGCCAGGGAGCCACGGCCTGCGTCTACAAAGCCCGCAACAAG AAATCAGGAGAGCTGGTTGCTGTGAAGGTTTTTAATAATGCCAGCTACCTCCGGCCCCAGGAGGTCCAGATGAGAGAGTTCGAGATGCTGAGGAAGCTGAACCATAAAAACATTGTCAAATTATTTGCCGTGGAGGAGACG GGCAGCACCAAGCAGAAGGTGCTGGTGATGGAGTACTGCTCGAGCGGCAGCTTGCTGAACGTGCTGGAGGACCCAGCAAATGCCTTCGGCTTGGCTGAGTCTGAGTTCCTCATCGTGCTGCAGTGCGTAG TGGCAGGAATGAACCATCTCCGGGAGAACGGCGTGGTGCACAGAGACATCAAACCCGGCAACATCATGCGGCTGATGGGGGAAGATGGGCAGAGCGTCTATAAGCTGACGGATTTTGGGGCTGCCCGAGAGCTGGATGATGATGAAAAGTTTGTGTCTGTCTACGGGACGGAGGAGTATCTC CACCCGGACATGTACGAGCGAGCGGTCCTGCGCAAGCCGCAGCAGAAGGCGTACGGTGTCACCGTTGACCTCTGGAGCATTGGCGTCACCTTCTACCACGCTGCCACTGGCAGCCTCCCCTTTGTCCCCTTCGGGGGACCTCGCAGGAACAAGGAGATCAT GTACAAAATCACCACCGAGAAGCCTCCTGGAGCCATCGCAGGGGTCCAGAGGCAGGAGAACGGGAGCATCGAGTGGAGCTACGAGCTGCCTGTCACCTGCCAGCTCTCCGC ggggctgAAGGACCAGCTGATACCCATTTTGGCCAACATCCTGGAGGCGGATCAGGAGAAATGCTGGGGATTCGACCAGTTTTTTGCAGAAACCAATGACATTTTGCACAGGATCGTGGTTGACGTCTTCTCCCTGCAGCAAGCTTCCTCACATCGCATCTACATCCACTCCTACAACAC tactACCAAGTTTTTAGATGCCGtcttcaaacaaacaaacatagtCCCTCACCATCAAGAATACTTTTTTGAAGGTCATCTGTACGAGTTAGATCCTAATCTACAAGCTCATAATTTCTGCAAAACCACAGAGTACAACCCTCTGACCTTGCTGAGCACCGCTGAGCAGCCAGAAGACGTCCCAGGAGTCAGATACAGAGACC CGGCACTCGAGTTCCCAAAGTTCGCCCCCAAGGTAGACGTGGTGGCCGACTGCGGTGCAGCCAAG AGCGCGGTGGGTGCCACGCACCAGACGCTGCGCATCGCCCGGGCCCTGCGGCGCTGccgggagctgctggccagagGTCTCCACTGGGTGAT TGGGAACCTGAAAACAGATTGCTCGAGGATTttggagcagaggagaggggcTCTCTCTGTGCTcgcctgcctgcagctgacTGAGGTGAAGATCCATGGGCT GTACGAAGCTGCTCCTGCCGGCAGTGGGGTGCTGGCTCCGAAGGACGTGGCCATGGTGAAGACAAGGCTGCAGCGG GTCGCCGAGGAGCTCTCTcagtgctcccacagcatcttTGACTTTCAAGGGGTGCTGGATGGCATTTTGTCTGAACTGGTGAAGCACAGGCAGCAAGTGCACGAAGACAAAAG CATCCGGCAGATCGAGTGCTGCCTGGAGAAGATGCAGCTGATCTACAAGCAGTTCAAGAAGGCCAGGATGTGTCTGC ggctgggctaCAACGAGGAACAAATACACAAGCTGGATAA GGTGAATTTAGGGCATCTGGCCAGGAAGGTTCTGTTGATTTTCCAGGACAACTGTGTCCAGCGGTACCAGGAGGCCCTGGCCCTCCATGGCAGCAGGATGAG GAAGGTTTGTGAGATAAAGAAGCATCTGAAGAGGCTCAGCAACCGCATCAGCACCTGCAGTGTGGAGACGATGGAGTGCCAGGACTGCCTGCAGAGC GCTCTGGACAGGTTTCTCCAGACAGAGAAACGGAGCTTGGCCCCGGTTCCTCCTGCACCTTTGCCCGTCCGTCTGAGCCAGGCACGCCAGGAGATGGCCTTTCG GATGCAGGAGCTCCTGGAGCAGATGAGGTCAGTAACTTGTGATCTCCAGTTCAACAACAGCATCATCGAGAG GTTGAGTGGGGCTGCCCCCACTCCCGGCATTTGA